The region CACTTCCGAAAAAAATATTACAAGAAAATCAATATGTGGGAGATACGTATGATTTGGGTAAGCAGAACCTTACAGATTATTTGGAGGGTATCGAAAGTGAAATAATAAAGAACGCTAAAATAAAGCATAAATCCACCAGGAAGGCAGCTAAATCGCTTGGCATCACGCAATCTGCTTTTGTACGAAGGCTAAAAAAATATAATCTTTAATTGAACCAACGATGACTCTGATGTAAGTAATTCTATGATATACTTTTTAACAAAATATTGATCGTGGCACAAAACTTGCATAATAACAGTAAAAGGAGGTATTCAAATGGTCTCAACAATAGATAGCAAACCCAAAATAGATGGATTTAGAATGCCTGGTGAATTTGAGCAACATCTAGGTACCTGGATGCTGTGGCCGACGAGAACAGATACATGGAGATCGGGAGCAAAACCTGCCCAAAAAGCATATGTAGAAGTTGCTAAATCAATCTCTCGTTTCGAACCTGTAACCATTGGCGTGACCAGCAACCAATTCGAGCATGCACGTGCATTACTACCAAAGAATATTCGGGTGGTTGAAATTTCCTCGAATGATGCATGGATGCGTGATATTGGTCCAACGTTTGTCAAAAATGATAAAGGAGAAGTTCGCGGAATAGATTGGACGTTTAATGCATGGGGCGGGCTGGATGAAGGATTATATTTCCCCTGGGATCAGGATTCACTAGTCAAACCAAAAGTTTTTGAGATAGCGCAAACTCATCGATATGATGCATCCGATATTGTATTGGAAGGTGGGGCAATTACAGTAGACGGTGAAGGCACATTAATTACAACCGAACAATGTTTGTTAAATCCGAATCGAAACCCGCATTTATCCAAGCTGGATGTGGAGAAAAAATTAAGCGATTATTTAAACATTGATAAAGTAATTTGGCTAAAGGATGGTTTAGTTGGCGATGAAACAGATGGCCATGTCGATGAAG is a window of Lentibacillus daqui DNA encoding:
- the aguA gene encoding agmatine deiminase — translated: MVSTIDSKPKIDGFRMPGEFEQHLGTWMLWPTRTDTWRSGAKPAQKAYVEVAKSISRFEPVTIGVTSNQFEHARALLPKNIRVVEISSNDAWMRDIGPTFVKNDKGEVRGIDWTFNAWGGLDEGLYFPWDQDSLVKPKVFEIAQTHRYDASDIVLEGGAITVDGEGTLITTEQCLLNPNRNPHLSKLDVEKKLSDYLNIDKVIWLKDGLVGDETDGHVDEVVFFARPGELVIGWTDDPNHPQYDVLHQAYEQLTKETDARGRKFKIHKIQLPEQISLSEEESQEIDVTASSYNRSSDDTFIATYINCYLCNGGVVIPAFNDPHDEIAINTFKEIFPDREIVPVYTREISVGGGNIHCITQQQPLP